In one Flammeovirga yaeyamensis genomic region, the following are encoded:
- a CDS encoding VanW family protein encodes MSKKLLSQRHPIFYFISIWIRRIIRLVSMQFDGRTYAQNRQVDKLPYRVKKHQSKLIRKLGETDLTLQYNKVENLKIVIGCLNGLIIKPGETFSFYHLVGRPTKSRGFKEGMELSFGKAQSGIGGGICQSTNLLHWLALHSPLTVSERHHHSIDPFPDQGRVLPWASGSAIFYNYLDFQLTNNTEWTFQINLWMTEKTIDGEIRVNEELDFAYHVYETDHQFLKKGSEFYRTNKIWRKKIAKFQSGKLLDNELLYENYGKMLYTPDEYQEIS; translated from the coding sequence ATGAGCAAAAAACTTCTATCGCAAAGACATCCCATTTTTTATTTTATTTCGATATGGATACGAAGAATAATTCGTTTAGTGTCCATGCAATTTGATGGAAGAACTTATGCTCAAAATCGACAAGTAGATAAATTACCTTATCGGGTTAAAAAACATCAATCTAAATTGATAAGAAAACTCGGCGAAACAGATTTAACTTTACAATACAATAAGGTAGAAAACCTGAAAATTGTCATCGGTTGTTTAAATGGTTTAATAATTAAGCCCGGGGAAACATTCTCTTTTTACCATTTAGTAGGTCGACCAACAAAATCAAGAGGTTTTAAAGAAGGGATGGAGTTATCTTTTGGAAAGGCTCAATCAGGTATAGGTGGAGGGATTTGTCAAAGTACCAATTTATTGCATTGGTTAGCATTGCATAGTCCATTGACTGTATCAGAAAGGCATCATCATAGTATTGACCCATTTCCTGACCAAGGTAGAGTATTGCCTTGGGCTAGTGGTTCTGCCATTTTCTATAATTATTTAGATTTCCAATTGACGAATAATACAGAGTGGACCTTTCAAATTAATTTATGGATGACTGAAAAGACAATAGACGGAGAAATTAGAGTAAATGAAGAATTAGATTTTGCCTACCACGTTTACGAAACAGATCATCAGTTTTTAAAAAAAGGGAGTGAGTTTTATCGAACAAACAAAATTTGGAGAAAGAAAATTGCTAAATTCCAAAGCGGGAAATTATTAGATAATGAGTTATTATATGAGAATTATGGCAAGATGCTTTATACACCTGATGAGTATCAGGAAATTTCTTAA
- a CDS encoding SDR family NAD(P)-dependent oxidoreductase — protein MKYYKNKNIYITGGTSGIGLEMSKQLLKSGANVVVFGRKNLSEIESKLSESTNENSVAAISLDTTSVDSVIEGFSKAQSIVGDPHVVIHSAGIGRSVAFNQFSEDDFKETINVNIFGSRNVAEVAFPYLKKTNGQLLFIASLAGIVTNYGYSAYSASKFATLGFAGVLRSEWKPEGVNVSVACPPEIDTPLVEKERLESPKVAKVLKQFAGNLELDYACKMMLKGLSKKSYMIIPGFKAKLVAITQGIFPSMNIWISDLVIRVIMKKNK, from the coding sequence ATGAAATACTACAAGAACAAAAACATTTATATTACTGGTGGAACAAGTGGTATTGGGCTTGAAATGAGCAAACAATTGCTGAAGTCAGGAGCTAATGTGGTGGTGTTTGGAAGAAAAAACTTATCAGAAATAGAAAGCAAACTATCTGAAAGTACAAATGAAAATAGTGTTGCAGCAATCTCTTTAGATACGACATCAGTTGATAGTGTAATTGAAGGATTTTCTAAAGCACAATCAATAGTTGGAGATCCTCATGTAGTCATTCATTCGGCGGGCATTGGTAGAAGTGTCGCCTTTAATCAATTTTCTGAAGACGATTTCAAAGAAACCATCAACGTCAATATTTTTGGGAGTCGTAATGTAGCAGAAGTGGCTTTTCCTTATTTAAAAAAGACAAATGGACAATTACTTTTTATTGCCTCTTTAGCAGGTATTGTCACCAATTACGGATACTCTGCCTATTCGGCTTCAAAGTTTGCCACATTGGGATTTGCAGGTGTTTTGAGAAGTGAATGGAAGCCGGAAGGTGTAAATGTTTCGGTAGCTTGTCCGCCAGAAATTGACACTCCACTTGTAGAAAAGGAAAGATTGGAATCTCCTAAAGTAGCGAAGGTACTCAAGCAATTTGCAGGGAATCTTGAACTAGACTATGCTTGTAAGATGATGTTGAAAGGTTTATCAAAAAAGAGTTATATGATCATACCTGGCTTTAAAGCAAAGTTAGTAGCAATAACTCAGGGCATTTTTCCATCGATGAATATTTGGATAAGTGATTTGGTGATACGGGTGATAATGAAAAAGAATAAATAA
- a CDS encoding hybrid sensor histidine kinase/response regulator transcription factor: MNKLNLLLLLLCFNISVNAELKNNRFDRIYDIHGLNQNTVSSIHQDKSGFIWLGTPNGLFRYNGNEFKSFIHQPGEENTLINSSIQSIFEDANEHLWLVTSTGLSLYDLNTEKFITPKNFNKLIAPDERIKKIQSIDDKQLLILTTHKLHKVTIGEHYQLSSEVIKETEKSGVHYHSVNVNNGKLYLLNYNEIEVFQYNGEEYVKQYALKATDLHQNGFWSSTVDLVNDKLYITSKKKIFEFELNWEKIKLVNTLEIKAEEAAFKNASIKQVKIDQNGIVWVITHADGVFSYDTHTKKFNHYYNTVENSSISSNIINDILLDDSGTYWFATGHGSISILNPMKKPFHNISNNYYRPKSLSSNLINSIFIDKNQKLWVGHYGKGLNISNERFKLENAEQIDFESYFDNTSISSIKKIDDKVYISSSTGLYVTDEDHRNFDRIFPQTKHSIYHVDIVEKINNTLIIYAYGQFFLMDEQTKKVTKANSLIKNIDLLKNIMVIQILNDNDKGLYLGTNKGLFYLSFSDTFEVNKVTDNEEAEFYMSRIFVMHRSKSEKDVLWVGTFGDGLYKCKFKNGKVVEYELFSQKDGLPDNVVYSIVDGTDESLWISTDGGIAKIYPKSKQIKVYDVSDGLLADNFRRSAYFKMDDGTILMGNLRGITAFNPLDIKDDEIVPRPQILKLKIRNEEINPLMEYEGVTLLQKPIYKTDEIVIPYDLNQINLEFGAMQYNAKNGIQYSYRMLGVDKKWIQAGQNQQSANFVKLPSGEYTFELKASNSDGVESTEIKRLKITVLKPWYKTTFAYLVYTLLLAVVVVGVVFYLRYLFRLKQSILLEKKDKEHIKEINEAKLKFFTNISHELRTPLTLILSPLEKLTYDKKLPEDLKEYVENINTNGQRLLNLTNSLIDFRKIGEGEMKIYPVFHDVTPFVTKTAEAFHDYAKDKEIDYNIDVKHVPINGWIDKGTMERILFNLLSNAFKYTPKGGKVSFSIDKVEDELQLIVSDTGLGMDKDETEKIFDRFYRGDNEETLFGSSGIGLNLVQQLLKLHHGTIKVDSEKGKGSKFTVCIPLLHPEFDKSEGIIEEVENVITDDQNKAQIKGDKHKLLIVDDNVEILKMVKNLFHEEYEVHTAENGIDGLEVALKATPDVIILDVNMPKMNGYELAEKLKENVQTSHVPIIFLTAMSDLGSRQKALEKGGQLHIGKPFSPYLLELQINNIISQKDKEREILKKNIIMSADKEKVLTKDEKFLQDIKKILEEDYDNDEFTVEELSVKVNMSYIQFYRKFKAVTGITANEYLRMYRLEKASHLLSNDENITVREVMYNVGFNSQSYFTKAFKKEYGLTPAEFKKKKKEERTQMV, encoded by the coding sequence ATGAATAAATTAAATCTACTTTTACTACTGCTTTGCTTTAATATATCAGTAAATGCAGAGTTAAAAAACAACCGTTTTGATAGGATATATGATATCCATGGTCTGAATCAAAATACAGTATCTTCTATACATCAAGATAAATCTGGATTTATTTGGTTGGGCACCCCTAATGGATTATTCCGATATAATGGAAATGAGTTCAAGTCATTTATCCATCAGCCGGGAGAAGAAAATACTTTAATAAATAGTTCGATTCAATCGATATTCGAAGACGCTAACGAGCACTTATGGTTGGTGACTTCTACTGGGTTGTCATTGTACGATTTGAACACCGAGAAGTTTATCACTCCAAAGAATTTTAATAAACTGATTGCTCCTGATGAGAGGATTAAAAAAATTCAATCAATAGACGACAAGCAATTATTGATATTAACGACTCACAAACTCCATAAGGTGACTATTGGCGAACATTACCAATTGAGTTCGGAAGTCATTAAAGAGACCGAAAAATCTGGAGTACATTATCATTCGGTAAATGTAAATAATGGAAAGCTTTATCTCTTAAATTATAATGAAATAGAAGTTTTTCAGTATAATGGAGAAGAATATGTTAAACAGTATGCTTTAAAGGCGACTGATCTTCATCAGAATGGTTTTTGGTCTAGTACTGTTGATTTGGTGAATGATAAATTGTACATCACCTCTAAGAAAAAGATTTTTGAATTTGAACTGAATTGGGAAAAAATCAAATTGGTCAATACCTTAGAAATTAAGGCAGAGGAAGCTGCTTTTAAAAATGCTTCAATTAAGCAAGTTAAGATCGATCAAAATGGTATTGTTTGGGTAATTACACATGCAGATGGTGTTTTCTCTTACGATACACACACAAAGAAATTTAATCATTACTACAACACGGTAGAAAACTCATCTATATCAAGTAATATTATTAACGATATTCTATTGGATGATTCTGGAACATATTGGTTCGCTACAGGGCACGGATCTATTAGTATTCTAAACCCAATGAAGAAGCCTTTCCATAATATCTCGAATAACTACTACAGGCCTAAAAGCCTTTCTTCTAACCTTATCAATTCTATTTTTATCGATAAAAATCAGAAACTATGGGTGGGGCATTATGGAAAAGGTCTGAATATCAGCAATGAGAGATTTAAACTTGAGAATGCAGAACAGATAGATTTTGAATCCTATTTTGATAATACATCTATTTCTTCCATCAAGAAAATTGATGATAAAGTCTACATCTCTTCATCTACAGGATTGTATGTAACAGATGAGGATCACCGTAACTTCGATCGTATTTTTCCACAGACTAAACATTCTATCTATCATGTTGATATTGTAGAGAAGATCAATAATACGCTAATTATTTACGCTTATGGTCAGTTTTTCCTTATGGATGAACAAACAAAAAAAGTAACAAAGGCCAATAGCTTAATTAAGAATATAGATTTGTTGAAGAACATCATGGTCATTCAAATATTAAATGATAATGATAAAGGACTTTATTTAGGTACCAACAAGGGATTGTTCTATCTGTCATTTTCTGATACATTCGAGGTAAACAAAGTAACGGATAATGAAGAGGCAGAATTCTATATGAGTAGAATTTTTGTAATGCACCGTTCTAAGTCCGAGAAAGATGTGCTTTGGGTAGGAACCTTTGGCGACGGTCTTTATAAGTGCAAATTCAAAAACGGAAAAGTGGTAGAATACGAGCTATTCTCACAAAAAGATGGTCTGCCAGACAATGTAGTTTACAGTATTGTAGATGGTACCGACGAATCTTTATGGATCTCTACAGATGGCGGAATCGCAAAAATCTACCCTAAGTCAAAACAAATTAAAGTATACGATGTAAGCGACGGCTTGCTTGCTGATAACTTCAGAAGAAGTGCTTATTTTAAAATGGATGATGGTACTATCCTCATGGGTAATCTTAGAGGGATTACCGCTTTCAATCCATTGGATATTAAAGATGATGAAATCGTACCACGCCCTCAGATTTTGAAATTGAAGATCAGAAATGAAGAAATTAATCCTTTGATGGAGTACGAGGGAGTAACATTACTTCAGAAACCTATTTATAAGACAGATGAAATTGTTATTCCTTACGATCTGAATCAAATTAACTTAGAGTTTGGAGCCATGCAATACAATGCTAAAAATGGTATCCAATACTCTTACAGAATGCTAGGGGTGGATAAAAAGTGGATTCAGGCAGGGCAGAATCAGCAAAGTGCCAATTTTGTGAAATTGCCAAGTGGAGAGTATACATTCGAACTTAAAGCCTCAAACAGTGATGGAGTAGAAAGCACTGAAATCAAAAGACTAAAGATTACAGTTTTAAAGCCATGGTATAAAACAACTTTCGCTTACCTTGTTTATACATTGTTGTTAGCAGTAGTTGTGGTAGGGGTAGTCTTCTATCTTAGATATTTATTTAGATTAAAGCAATCGATCTTATTAGAAAAGAAAGACAAGGAACATATCAAAGAAATCAACGAGGCGAAGTTGAAGTTCTTTACGAACATCAGTCATGAACTAAGAACACCACTTACGCTAATTTTAAGTCCATTAGAAAAGCTGACTTACGATAAGAAGTTGCCAGAAGATTTAAAGGAATATGTGGAGAATATCAATACCAACGGTCAACGTTTATTGAACCTTACCAATTCACTGATTGATTTCAGAAAGATAGGTGAGGGTGAAATGAAGATCTATCCGGTTTTCCATGATGTCACTCCTTTTGTGACTAAAACAGCAGAAGCTTTCCATGACTATGCCAAGGACAAAGAAATTGATTATAACATCGATGTAAAACATGTGCCGATTAATGGTTGGATTGACAAAGGTACCATGGAAAGAATTTTGTTTAATTTACTTTCTAACGCATTTAAGTATACGCCAAAAGGTGGAAAAGTATCTTTCTCAATTGATAAAGTAGAAGATGAACTTCAGTTGATAGTTTCGGATACAGGTCTTGGAATGGACAAAGATGAAACCGAAAAAATCTTTGATAGATTCTATAGAGGTGATAATGAGGAAACTTTATTTGGAAGCAGTGGTATTGGTCTAAACTTGGTACAACAACTTCTTAAGCTGCATCATGGTACTATAAAAGTGGATAGTGAAAAAGGAAAAGGAAGCAAGTTTACGGTCTGTATTCCTCTTCTGCATCCAGAATTTGATAAATCAGAAGGTATTATTGAAGAAGTAGAAAATGTGATTACTGATGATCAAAATAAAGCACAAATTAAAGGAGATAAACATAAATTATTGATAGTTGATGATAATGTGGAGATCCTCAAAATGGTTAAAAATCTTTTCCATGAAGAATACGAAGTTCACACCGCAGAAAACGGTATTGATGGCTTAGAAGTCGCCTTAAAAGCTACTCCTGATGTGATTATTCTTGATGTAAACATGCCAAAAATGAATGGTTACGAATTGGCAGAGAAGTTAAAAGAAAATGTACAGACGAGTCATGTACCTATCATTTTCTTAACCGCAATGAGCGATTTGGGTAGTAGACAGAAAGCTTTAGAAAAAGGTGGTCAGTTACATATTGGTAAGCCGTTTTCTCCGTATTTATTGGAACTACAGATTAACAATATCATCTCTCAGAAAGATAAGGAGAGAGAGATTCTTAAGAAGAACATTATTATGAGTGCTGACAAAGAAAAAGTACTCACAAAAGATGAAAAATTCCTTCAGGACATCAAAAAGATTTTAGAAGAGGATTATGATAACGACGAGTTTACTGTAGAGGAACTATCGGTAAAAGTAAATATGTCGTACATCCAATTTTATAGAAAATTTAAGGCAGTAACGGGCATCACTGCCAACGAATATTTAAGAATGTATCGTTTAGAAAAAGCGTCTCACTTATTAAGTAACGACGAGAATATTACCGTAAGAGAGGTAATGTATAACGTTGGATTTAACAGTCAGAGTTACTTCACTAAAGCGTTTAAGAAGGAGTATGGTTTAACGCCGGCTGAATTCAAAAAGAAGAAAAAAGAAGAAAGAACACAAATGGTTTAA
- a CDS encoding DUF805 domain-containing protein, translated as MHYYFKVLQNYATFSGRARREEYWMFVLINAIISFVCGFICGMLGYPELANLYSLLILLPAIGVAVRRMHDVSKSGWYILIPIYNLILAIQEGDHGDNEYGADPKSETI; from the coding sequence ATGCACTATTATTTTAAAGTATTACAGAACTATGCCACATTTAGCGGACGTGCAAGAAGAGAAGAGTATTGGATGTTTGTTCTAATCAATGCCATCATTTCTTTTGTCTGCGGATTTATCTGTGGTATGTTGGGCTATCCAGAATTGGCTAACCTTTATTCATTGTTGATATTATTACCTGCAATTGGTGTTGCGGTAAGAAGAATGCATGATGTTAGCAAAAGCGGGTGGTACATCCTTATTCCTATTTACAATCTTATTCTTGCTATACAAGAAGGAGATCATGGTGATAACGAGTATGGAGCTGATCCAAAATCAGAAACAATCTAA
- a CDS encoding D-arabinono-1,4-lactone oxidase, whose product MFRLDQNENQLNTLELKRNWAGNVEFNPKQVDFPSTETEIQKLVLKAANQRSTIRVIGTGHSFSALCQTNQILMSLDNYQGLVHVDKNKQQVTVKGGTKLKLLGELLWKEGLAMENLGDIDSQSIAGTISTGTHGTGTSFGTISSQVISLKLINGKGEIKTCSLEKDVQLFKAAQVSLGALGIITEVTLQCVPTYKLLIKNRKEGLNTILSSIEERNTLNRNFEYYWFPYTETVWTKSSNIVESGEPDKDNLLNYLSELLLENYTFKGLCEFARLFPSQNKLVSKIIAQSVPTMEKLNHSHKVYATMRLVKFTEMEYSVPAEAYQEVMKEVIKLVNSGKYPIHFPIENRWVKQDDIFMSPAYQRDSVYIACHVYNKKSYKEYFKALESILRAYGGRPHWGKLNTITQKDVTELYPKFMEFDAVRKNEDPDGMFTNSYLKKIIG is encoded by the coding sequence ATGTTTAGGCTCGATCAAAATGAAAACCAGTTAAATACACTAGAACTAAAAAGAAATTGGGCAGGGAATGTTGAATTTAATCCCAAACAAGTTGATTTTCCATCAACAGAAACTGAAATCCAAAAATTAGTCTTAAAAGCAGCCAACCAAAGAAGTACTATTCGAGTAATAGGAACAGGGCATTCTTTTAGTGCTTTATGTCAGACAAACCAGATTTTGATGAGTCTAGATAATTATCAGGGTCTAGTACATGTTGATAAAAATAAACAACAAGTGACTGTAAAAGGAGGTACCAAATTAAAACTATTGGGAGAGCTTCTTTGGAAAGAAGGACTCGCTATGGAAAATCTTGGTGATATCGATTCTCAGTCTATTGCAGGCACAATTAGCACAGGAACTCACGGAACAGGAACCTCTTTTGGAACCATCAGCTCACAGGTTATATCACTTAAACTGATTAATGGAAAAGGTGAAATTAAAACCTGTTCGCTTGAAAAAGATGTTCAGTTATTTAAAGCTGCTCAAGTTTCTTTAGGTGCATTAGGGATCATCACTGAGGTGACCCTACAATGTGTTCCAACTTATAAACTGCTCATCAAAAATAGAAAAGAAGGCCTCAATACAATTTTATCCAGTATTGAGGAGAGGAATACGCTTAACCGAAACTTTGAATATTATTGGTTCCCTTATACCGAAACAGTATGGACTAAATCTTCTAACATTGTCGAAAGCGGAGAGCCCGATAAAGACAATCTATTGAATTACCTCTCCGAATTATTATTAGAAAACTATACATTTAAGGGATTATGTGAATTTGCTAGATTATTTCCCTCCCAAAATAAATTGGTCTCGAAAATCATTGCTCAATCTGTCCCAACGATGGAAAAATTAAACCATAGTCATAAAGTATATGCCACCATGCGGTTAGTAAAATTTACTGAAATGGAATACAGTGTACCAGCAGAAGCCTATCAAGAGGTAATGAAGGAAGTGATAAAGTTGGTGAACTCAGGGAAGTATCCTATTCATTTTCCAATCGAAAATCGCTGGGTAAAACAAGATGATATTTTTATGAGTCCAGCATATCAACGTGATTCAGTATACATTGCTTGTCATGTTTATAATAAGAAGAGCTACAAAGAATATTTCAAGGCTTTAGAATCAATTTTAAGAGCCTATGGCGGTCGTCCACATTGGGGTAAACTAAATACCATTACTCAGAAAGATGTGACAGAACTCTATCCTAAATTCATGGAATTTGATGCTGTTAGAAAAAATGAAGATCCAGACGGGATGTTCACGAATTCGTATTTAAAGAAAATTATTGGATAA
- a CDS encoding alanine racemase encodes MGLENNYFELLNSILKEGNRAIPFLMLDLDRIDENIQLLQKELKTEAHLRIVVKSLPSYPLIAYIANKLQTNRYMVFHQPFLSDLASKLDHQADILIGKPMPVKTAAYFYKYISKNNPDFNPFTQIQWLIDTKERALQYLQLAEKLGQSLRLNLEIDIGLHRGGFHSFDALNETLTLISEHSDKIEFSGFMGYDPHVVKIPSVIRSQKTSLKRSNEFYEECKTLVCEKFPQLWKDHLTFNGAGSPTASLHNSASSPLNDIAAGSCFVKPTTFDIPTLHNYQPACFIAAPVLKKMKGTAIPGLEKLKKFMPFINKKNAQSFFIYGGYWKADYIYPEQLEENKLYGVSTNQTMVNAPKNTNLEVDDFVFLRPHQSEFVFLQFGKLVIIKNQKIVDEWELMNNN; translated from the coding sequence ATGGGTTTAGAGAATAACTATTTCGAATTACTTAATTCTATATTGAAAGAAGGGAATCGAGCCATACCTTTTTTAATGCTTGATCTTGATCGTATTGATGAAAATATTCAATTATTACAAAAAGAATTGAAGACAGAAGCACACCTTCGGATAGTGGTGAAGTCTTTACCTTCTTATCCTTTGATTGCTTACATAGCGAATAAGTTGCAAACCAATCGCTATATGGTTTTTCATCAACCCTTTTTAAGTGATTTGGCCAGCAAGTTAGATCATCAAGCAGACATTTTGATAGGCAAACCAATGCCTGTAAAAACAGCGGCTTATTTCTATAAATATATTTCAAAAAACAATCCTGATTTCAATCCATTTACTCAAATACAATGGCTTATTGATACCAAAGAAAGGGCTTTACAGTATTTACAGTTAGCAGAGAAATTAGGTCAGTCGCTTCGCTTAAATTTAGAAATCGATATTGGATTACATCGTGGAGGATTCCACTCATTTGATGCATTGAATGAAACGCTAACTCTTATAAGTGAGCATTCCGATAAAATAGAATTTAGTGGTTTTATGGGGTACGATCCGCATGTGGTTAAAATTCCTTCGGTCATACGATCTCAAAAAACCTCTTTAAAAAGGAGTAACGAATTCTATGAGGAATGTAAGACTTTGGTATGCGAAAAATTCCCTCAACTATGGAAGGATCATCTCACTTTTAACGGAGCAGGTAGCCCAACGGCAAGTCTACACAATTCAGCTTCTTCACCATTAAATGATATTGCAGCAGGTTCCTGTTTTGTTAAACCAACTACCTTCGACATACCTACTTTGCATAATTATCAGCCGGCCTGTTTTATAGCAGCACCTGTTCTAAAAAAAATGAAAGGAACAGCAATTCCTGGATTAGAAAAATTGAAAAAGTTTATGCCTTTCATCAATAAGAAGAATGCGCAATCTTTTTTCATTTACGGTGGATATTGGAAAGCCGACTATATTTATCCAGAACAGTTGGAAGAAAATAAACTCTATGGTGTATCGACGAACCAAACGATGGTCAATGCTCCCAAAAACACAAATTTAGAAGTGGATGATTTTGTCTTTCTACGCCCTCATCAAAGTGAGTTTGTGTTTTTACAATTTGGTAAGTTGGTTATCATTAAAAATCAAAAAATCGTTGATGAATGGGAGTTGATGAACAATAATTGA
- a CDS encoding AraC family transcriptional regulator: protein MEAILVLYARMLLLLGIGIPSLLIATSKQSGLPATRTLYVLPYGIGGILAVAYILFYDYGSLRWFFNESAEEVFNGINAAHQIQIIGAIVQLIIPCSLLIIKEMIGKRQLKLLLFLSGGLIFGLSLVIGVGTKPQNIGLYYIASIPVGMMWIWAVFLDIKDMKGKVGLLKEELQLVIKSNTSEKTKDIRVLLENLEGVSHGNLDVYKMRIREILNMLTDTTIEAGGDTDSLLQRNVDKTKAIQHSKDATQVKEIIYNEAVELSEMISDIPQQKNALAVNKVVDYLKGNFSEDISVDEIARMAGLSKAHLMREFKKNIGQTILQYQTKLRIEASQNLLIHQTVTETAYQVGYNNPNYFSTVFRKVTGFSPIEFQEKNRNTTL from the coding sequence GTGGAAGCCATACTTGTACTTTATGCAAGAATGCTGCTTTTATTAGGTATTGGTATTCCCTCCTTACTCATAGCCACTTCGAAACAAAGTGGACTCCCTGCCACACGAACGTTGTATGTTCTGCCCTATGGAATTGGTGGAATATTAGCCGTTGCATACATCCTATTTTACGACTACGGTTCTTTAAGGTGGTTCTTTAATGAGTCAGCAGAAGAAGTTTTTAATGGTATTAATGCAGCCCATCAAATTCAGATAATTGGAGCGATAGTTCAATTAATCATTCCGTGCTCTTTATTGATCATCAAAGAGATGATAGGAAAACGACAATTGAAATTATTATTGTTCCTTTCTGGTGGACTTATATTTGGTTTGAGCTTAGTTATTGGTGTAGGAACGAAACCTCAGAATATTGGTTTGTATTATATCGCTTCTATTCCTGTGGGGATGATGTGGATTTGGGCCGTATTCCTTGATATCAAAGATATGAAAGGTAAAGTGGGCTTGCTCAAAGAAGAATTGCAGTTGGTGATTAAGTCGAATACAAGTGAGAAAACCAAAGATATACGAGTATTGCTAGAAAACTTAGAAGGTGTATCACATGGCAACTTAGATGTCTACAAAATGCGTATTCGGGAAATTTTAAATATGCTTACCGATACCACTATTGAGGCTGGCGGTGATACCGATTCTTTACTTCAAAGAAATGTAGATAAAACCAAAGCTATCCAACACAGTAAGGATGCGACCCAGGTGAAAGAGATTATTTACAATGAAGCGGTGGAACTTTCTGAAATGATATCTGATATTCCTCAACAGAAAAATGCTTTGGCCGTGAATAAAGTGGTCGACTATCTTAAAGGGAATTTCTCAGAAGATATTAGCGTAGACGAAATAGCTAGAATGGCCGGTTTGAGCAAGGCACATTTAATGAGGGAGTTTAAAAAGAACATTGGTCAGACGATCCTTCAATATCAGACAAAACTTAGAATAGAGGCTTCACAGAACTTATTAATTCATCAAACTGTAACAGAAACAGCCTATCAAGTAGGGTATAATAATCCGAACTATTTTAGTACAGTTTTTCGAAAAGTAACGGGGTTTAGTCCTATTGAATTTCAGGAAAAAAATAGAAACACTACTTTATAA
- a CDS encoding outer membrane beta-barrel protein — MNYKFLLLLFTVTLFSNLATAQGFYIEAGTNLSDLNQPKENHIAPTKYQLGYQIGASKDIPIKNNFSFFPKLMFAYKREYFEEYFYLPNDLGLNSRYGFNTNTKEYHLEIPLNFKYKFDLKSSSVFILFGPYLNILISDNSKSELVINNIPEPFDLGKMSFSRNLDYGFNFGVGYQKKRFIVNASMDYGLYRDISTEYSDEFSEFNTTYSNRNFTYRLQVGYQIF; from the coding sequence ATGAATTACAAATTTCTTCTTTTATTATTTACAGTTACTCTTTTTTCAAATCTAGCAACCGCACAAGGTTTTTATATCGAAGCGGGAACGAATCTTTCAGATTTGAATCAACCAAAAGAGAATCATATTGCTCCTACAAAATACCAATTAGGGTATCAAATCGGGGCCTCAAAGGATATCCCAATTAAAAATAATTTCTCTTTTTTCCCAAAATTAATGTTTGCCTATAAACGAGAATATTTTGAGGAATATTTTTATCTGCCTAATGACCTTGGTCTTAATAGTCGTTATGGATTTAATACAAATACTAAAGAGTATCACTTGGAGATACCATTAAATTTTAAATATAAATTTGATTTAAAATCTTCATCTGTTTTTATACTTTTTGGTCCATACCTTAATATACTTATATCTGATAATTCTAAATCTGAATTAGTGATAAATAATATTCCAGAACCTTTTGACCTAGGAAAAATGTCTTTCTCTAGAAATTTAGATTATGGCTTTAATTTTGGAGTTGGGTATCAAAAGAAAAGATTTATTGTAAATGCATCAATGGATTATGGTTTATACAGAGATATTAGTACTGAATACTCTGATGAATTCTCGGAATTTAATACGACTTACTCTAATAGAAACTTTACTTATCGATTACAAGTTGGGTATCAGATTTTTTAA